A single window of Selenomonas sputigena DNA harbors:
- a CDS encoding zinc-ribbon domain containing protein has protein sequence MEFQDRTLVCKDCGKEFTFTAGEQEFYKEKGFENDPVRCRDCRGKRRRSHDGDSGERTMFQVTCAACGKETEVPFEPKDDRPVYCRDCFAARRGR, from the coding sequence ATGGAGTTCCAGGACAGGACATTGGTTTGCAAGGATTGTGGCAAGGAGTTCACGTTCACCGCAGGTGAGCAGGAGTTCTACAAGGAGAAGGGGTTTGAGAATGATCCGGTTCGCTGCCGCGACTGCCGCGGAAAGAGACGCCGCAGCCATGATGGCGACAGCGGTGAGCGCACGATGTTCCAGGTGACATGCGCTGCCTGCGGCAAGGAGACGGAAGTTCCGTTCGAGCCGAAGGATGACCGCCCGGTCTACTGCCGCGATTGCTTCGCTGCCAGAAGGGGCAGGTAA
- a CDS encoding HMA2 domain-containing protein gives MAKISLGLPLAAAAAGTVVTLFVPAKRLHIVCGTAWAALSLVHAWQYRKKLAKDLAMPFGASLKQNVMKKIDEGLQKLPLPPTKLGALIGSMRPAAYTPGRMRLYSRSLMGNEKLREQILAYFADCPEVDKVECSTLTGSVLITYEPEFFAENEELSQIETYVKHHVQMAQGRS, from the coding sequence ATGGCAAAGATTTCTTTAGGCTTGCCGCTGGCAGCGGCTGCCGCAGGCACGGTCGTGACGCTCTTTGTTCCGGCGAAGCGTCTGCATATCGTCTGTGGCACGGCGTGGGCGGCACTCTCGCTCGTTCACGCTTGGCAGTATCGCAAAAAGCTCGCGAAAGATCTTGCGATGCCGTTCGGCGCAAGTCTCAAGCAAAATGTGATGAAGAAGATTGACGAGGGGCTTCAGAAGCTGCCGCTGCCGCCGACGAAGCTCGGCGCACTCATCGGCTCGATGCGCCCTGCCGCCTATACGCCGGGCAGGATGCGCCTCTACAGCCGTTCACTCATGGGAAACGAGAAGCTTAGAGAGCAGATTCTTGCGTACTTCGCCGACTGTCCCGAGGTGGACAAGGTCGAGTGCAGTACGCTCACCGGCTCCGTGCTCATCACCTATGAGCCGGAATTTTTTGCTGAGAACGAAGAGCTTTCACAGATTGAAACGTATGTGAAGCATCATGTGCAGATGGCACAGGGGAGGAGTTAA
- a CDS encoding 2-aminoethylphosphonate aminotransferase produces the protein MERKILLNPGPATTTDTVKMAQVVPDICPREEEFGDVMREVAQGLLKIVHADAKEFSCVLFCGSGTLNMDVCLNSLLPARKKVLVVNNGAYSARAVAICRAYGLPHIDLRSSVEDVPNLAAIERALADDPDIALVYTTHHETGTGVLNPVREIGALAHAHGAAFVVDTTSTYAMLPFSMEEANIDFCMASAQKGLQAMTGLSFVIGRTSLIEESKDYPVRSYYCNLYQQYAYFEKTGQMQFTPPVQTIYAAKQALAEYFAEGEAAKAARHARVAQAIHRGLAALGLKEAIRPEIQSGLVVSVLYPADEHWDFDRVHDYCYAHGFTIYPGKMQEKGTFRLCALGAIDEADIEKFFRVLREALAELGMVLPKE, from the coding sequence ATGGAGAGGAAGATCCTCTTGAATCCGGGTCCGGCGACGACGACGGATACGGTGAAGATGGCACAGGTCGTGCCCGATATTTGTCCGCGCGAAGAAGAGTTCGGCGATGTCATGCGCGAGGTGGCGCAGGGGCTTTTGAAGATCGTTCATGCCGATGCGAAGGAGTTTTCGTGCGTGCTCTTCTGCGGCTCGGGCACGCTCAACATGGACGTGTGCCTGAACTCGCTTCTGCCTGCGCGAAAGAAGGTGCTCGTCGTCAACAACGGCGCGTATTCTGCGCGTGCCGTTGCTATCTGCCGCGCATACGGACTTCCCCATATCGACCTTCGCTCGTCGGTCGAAGACGTGCCCAATCTTGCGGCGATCGAGCGTGCGCTCGCGGACGATCCCGACATCGCTCTCGTCTATACGACGCACCACGAGACGGGCACGGGCGTCCTAAACCCCGTCCGCGAGATCGGTGCGCTCGCGCATGCGCACGGCGCGGCGTTCGTCGTCGATACGACTTCGACCTATGCGATGCTGCCCTTTTCGATGGAAGAGGCGAACATCGACTTCTGCATGGCGTCGGCGCAGAAGGGACTGCAGGCGATGACGGGGCTTTCCTTTGTCATCGGCCGCACCTCGCTCATCGAGGAGTCGAAGGATTATCCCGTGCGCTCGTATTACTGCAATCTCTACCAGCAGTATGCGTACTTTGAAAAGACGGGTCAGATGCAGTTCACACCGCCCGTGCAGACGATCTATGCGGCGAAGCAGGCGCTCGCCGAATACTTCGCCGAGGGCGAGGCGGCGAAGGCGGCGCGCCATGCGCGGGTGGCGCAGGCGATTCATCGCGGGCTTGCGGCTCTGGGGCTGAAGGAGGCGATCCGCCCGGAGATTCAGTCGGGACTCGTCGTCTCCGTGCTTTATCCTGCGGATGAGCACTGGGATTTTGACCGCGTGCACGACTACTGCTATGCGCATGGCTTCACGATCTATCCGGGCAAGATGCAGGAGAAGGGGACGTTTCGCCTGTGCGCGCTCGGCGCGATCGACGAGGCGGATATTGAGAAGTTTTTCCGCGTGCTGAGAGAAGCTCTTGCGGAATTGGGTATGGTTTTGCCGAAGGAATGA
- a CDS encoding class I SAM-dependent methyltransferase — protein sequence MNRWQEIWNKRSAQLAGIDRSDKRAMLLELKRINGFDVTGGGIPYESLLKQYEETKAALRLPAGGSIFEVGCGAGANLWLFRLDGFAVGGLDYSEKLISIMRDVFAEGTLRESLCDEAKNLPTKEKYDGVLANSVFSYFPDESYAETVLEKMLEKTCGSIVLLDVHDVEKRADFLSARRMIDPDYDERYKNLDKFFYRRSFFDEFAKKHDLSIVFADSTIEGYWNNPFIYHVYFHRKEESER from the coding sequence ATGAATCGCTGGCAGGAAATCTGGAATAAGAGAAGTGCACAGCTTGCAGGCATTGATCGCTCGGACAAGCGGGCGATGCTCTTGGAACTCAAGCGCATCAATGGCTTTGATGTGACGGGTGGCGGCATACCGTATGAATCACTTCTAAAGCAGTATGAGGAAACGAAGGCGGCGCTTCGTTTGCCCGCAGGTGGCAGCATATTCGAGGTCGGCTGCGGTGCAGGAGCAAATCTTTGGCTTTTTCGACTCGATGGGTTCGCTGTCGGCGGTCTCGATTATTCGGAGAAGCTTATTTCTATCATGAGGGACGTATTTGCTGAAGGAACTCTGCGGGAAAGCCTTTGTGATGAAGCGAAAAATCTGCCCACGAAAGAAAAATATGACGGCGTGCTGGCGAATAGTGTCTTCTCCTATTTTCCCGATGAATCCTATGCGGAAACTGTGCTGGAAAAAATGCTCGAAAAGACATGCGGCAGCATCGTCCTCCTCGATGTGCATGACGTCGAGAAGAGAGCGGATTTTCTGAGTGCGCGCCGTATGATCGATCCGGACTACGACGAGCGGTATAAGAACCTTGACAAGTTCTTTTACCGGAGGTCGTTCTTTGATGAATTTGCCAAAAAGCATGATCTTTCCATTGTCTTTGCAGATTCGACAATCGAAGGTTATTGGAACAATCCGTTCATCTATCATGTATATTTCCATCGCAAGGAAGAGTCAGAGAGATGA
- a CDS encoding 50S ribosomal protein L9: MFSKSDFWIGLAVGAVAGVFGYRFMQEREQQMMAIQQGAPAAQVPLAELQRQKEELEDLIAAQEAGANQ; this comes from the coding sequence ATTTTCTCTAAGAGCGATTTCTGGATTGGTCTTGCTGTCGGCGCTGTCGCAGGCGTTTTTGGCTATCGCTTCATGCAGGAGCGCGAGCAGCAGATGATGGCGATTCAGCAGGGTGCTCCTGCAGCGCAGGTGCCGCTTGCTGAGCTTCAGCGCCAGAAGGAAGAGCTTGAGGACCTCATCGCTGCGCAGGAAGCCGGCGCGAACCAGTAA
- a CDS encoding DUF2325 domain-containing protein yields the protein MSSVVILGGNECMECRYREACKSCGFKAKVFPKMCRDLRRKIGSPDLIILFTSTASHQLAMHAQEEAKKCNAKIAFCHSASMAALQNVLAEHSA from the coding sequence ATGAGCAGTGTGGTGATTCTTGGGGGGAACGAGTGTATGGAGTGCCGTTATCGTGAGGCATGCAAGAGCTGCGGGTTCAAGGCGAAGGTTTTTCCGAAGATGTGTCGAGACCTCAGGAGGAAGATCGGCTCGCCTGATCTCATCATTCTTTTCACGAGCACGGCATCACACCAGCTTGCCATGCACGCGCAGGAAGAGGCGAAGAAGTGCAATGCGAAGATCGCTTTCTGCCACTCGGCAAGCATGGCGGCGTTGCAGAACGTCCTCGCTGAGCACTCAGCATGA
- a CDS encoding FeoA family protein, with amino-acid sequence MTLKDGKTGMSLRVDKVGDSELKQRLMTMGLIPGTRIKVLPSAPMGDPMAIGLRSYNLALRRADAEKIEVTEIKEGAGA; translated from the coding sequence ATGACGTTGAAAGACGGAAAGACAGGAATGTCTCTTCGTGTCGACAAGGTGGGCGATTCGGAGCTCAAGCAGCGCCTGATGACGATGGGGCTGATTCCGGGCACGCGCATCAAGGTGCTGCCGTCGGCGCCGATGGGCGATCCGATGGCGATCGGGCTTCGCTCGTACAATCTCGCGCTTCGCCGCGCTGATGCGGAGAAGATTGAAGTGACGGAAATCAAGGAAGGAGCGGGAGCCTGA
- a CDS encoding heavy metal translocating P-type ATPase: MTYGTCSLRLSADLAQDKRALLGAQLRSIKGVVAASVGDKALTVWYKEELPLALVRRLVKRMEEECAPSDPELDMAGYRREAIFSLASFAGMKALEKLAPEAFAGMKVFRSLLVLAIARNFLKNGVVGMVKERRPNADTLTSTAVIASVLAGKPESSLTLLTLSNGAEMLTAYAAERAKKQISGLLNMNQRFVWLIDGGVERKVAVESVQVGDRIAAHSGEMICVDGRVVSGKASVNQASITGESNPAMKREKSPVYAGSVIEVGEIVIEVEKTGKDTSLAHIVHLVEEAQSRRAPVQNFADNMANMLVPISFLGAAIVYGATRDWQRVLNLLFIDFSCGLKLSTATAISASIAAAAKKGILVKGGNYMEALANTDTVVLDKTGTITVGIPQISSIKTAEGVTEKEMILLAASAEMHSVHPLAVAIQKYVKDNNWEVPQHRSSKTIVARGMQAVVPDFDGFKGGDVIVGSYKFMKERGVQGAGELVVEDTTENFLYIARNGSLMGIIGITDPVRPKMKKTLNQMRRYGVDEIVMLTGDSEKVADHVARQMDIDSYHAEVLPEDKANYVMKLKERGGRVMMVGDGINDAPALAFADVGVTLGGRQTDIAAESSAVTIRSEDPEGLVDALRLGKRTMGLIHQNFRATILVNSGAMLMGALGMISPLWAAVIHNTATLAVVLNSARILSTGKKPVRRVG, translated from the coding sequence ATGACGTATGGGACATGCTCGCTCCGCCTATCGGCGGATCTTGCTCAGGATAAGCGCGCCCTCTTGGGTGCACAGCTTCGAAGCATAAAGGGCGTCGTCGCCGCTTCGGTCGGCGACAAGGCGCTGACGGTCTGGTACAAGGAAGAATTGCCCCTCGCACTCGTGCGTCGGCTCGTCAAGCGCATGGAAGAAGAGTGCGCACCGAGCGATCCCGAGCTTGACATGGCGGGCTATCGGCGCGAAGCAATCTTCTCGCTCGCGAGCTTCGCGGGCATGAAGGCGCTTGAAAAGCTCGCGCCTGAAGCTTTTGCGGGAATGAAGGTGTTTCGCAGTCTCCTCGTCTTGGCCATCGCGCGCAACTTCCTCAAGAACGGCGTCGTGGGCATGGTGAAAGAGCGCCGCCCGAACGCCGACACGCTGACGAGTACGGCGGTTATCGCCTCCGTGCTCGCAGGCAAGCCCGAATCGAGCCTCACGCTGCTGACGCTGTCGAACGGCGCTGAGATGCTGACGGCTTACGCAGCGGAGCGCGCGAAGAAGCAGATTTCCGGCCTTCTGAACATGAACCAGCGCTTTGTTTGGCTCATTGACGGCGGCGTCGAGCGCAAGGTCGCGGTCGAGTCCGTGCAGGTCGGCGACCGCATCGCGGCACATTCGGGTGAGATGATCTGCGTCGACGGCCGCGTCGTCAGCGGCAAGGCGTCCGTGAACCAGGCGTCGATCACGGGCGAGTCGAATCCCGCGATGAAGCGCGAGAAGTCGCCTGTCTACGCAGGCTCTGTCATCGAGGTCGGCGAGATCGTCATCGAGGTCGAGAAGACGGGCAAGGACACGTCGCTCGCGCACATCGTCCACCTCGTCGAAGAGGCGCAGTCGAGACGTGCGCCCGTGCAGAACTTCGCCGACAACATGGCGAACATGCTCGTGCCGATCTCGTTCCTCGGCGCGGCGATCGTCTACGGCGCGACGCGCGATTGGCAGAGGGTGCTGAACCTCCTGTTCATCGACTTCTCGTGCGGCTTGAAGCTCTCGACAGCGACGGCGATTTCCGCTTCGATTGCGGCGGCGGCGAAGAAGGGCATTCTCGTCAAGGGCGGCAACTATATGGAAGCGCTCGCTAATACCGATACTGTCGTCCTCGACAAGACAGGCACGATCACGGTCGGCATCCCGCAGATCTCCTCCATCAAGACGGCGGAGGGCGTGACGGAGAAGGAGATGATCCTTCTGGCAGCGTCGGCGGAGATGCACTCCGTGCATCCTCTGGCTGTTGCCATTCAGAAGTACGTCAAGGACAACAACTGGGAAGTGCCGCAGCACCGCTCGTCGAAGACGATCGTCGCACGCGGCATGCAGGCGGTCGTGCCTGATTTCGACGGCTTCAAGGGCGGCGACGTGATCGTCGGCAGCTACAAGTTCATGAAGGAGCGCGGCGTGCAGGGCGCGGGCGAGCTCGTCGTCGAGGACACGACGGAAAACTTCCTCTACATCGCGCGGAACGGCTCGCTCATGGGCATCATCGGCATCACCGATCCCGTGCGCCCGAAGATGAAGAAGACGCTGAACCAGATGCGCCGTTACGGCGTCGACGAGATCGTGATGCTCACGGGCGACTCGGAGAAGGTCGCCGATCATGTGGCGCGTCAGATGGACATCGACTCCTACCATGCCGAGGTCTTGCCCGAAGACAAGGCGAACTACGTCATGAAGCTCAAGGAGCGCGGCGGCAGAGTCATGATGGTCGGCGACGGCATCAACGACGCGCCGGCGCTTGCCTTTGCCGACGTCGGCGTGACGCTCGGCGGCCGCCAGACGGACATTGCCGCCGAGTCTTCGGCAGTGACGATCCGCTCGGAAGATCCTGAAGGCCTCGTCGACGCTCTGCGTCTCGGCAAGCGCACGATGGGATTGATCCATCAGAATTTCCGCGCGACGATCCTCGTCAACTCGGGCGCCATGCTCATGGGCGCCTTGGGCATGATCAGCCCGCTGTGGGCGGCTGTCATCCACAACACGGCGACGCTCGCCGTCGTCTTAAACAGCGCGCGCATCCTCTCGACAGGCAAAAAGCCTGTAAGGCGCGTCGGCTGA
- a CDS encoding HMA2 domain-containing protein: MSYMSGLMIGTALVQGLGSMLSGGASAGMGGGMGMGRSAGMSGLFGMASGMGRGGMGRSSGMSGLFNMMPTGMGSGMSSMFGQGRGRGKGMAQDASGSAAVSAPAMPAFALKSAVPGRRRYYAAALQGNEELAKLLEKNLGRIAFIDSVKASSVTGSLLVCYTGDEGAVDRLMADLGKRVFGATEHAGFNLPQGLSDLLPAAGVTQPLAELGASIRRAAGAANVWLHEKTHGWLDFPSVFALGFIVRGLRKILLYEQRPSGPQMLWWAFSILKGWKMI, encoded by the coding sequence ATGTCTTATATGTCTGGTTTGATGATCGGCACGGCCCTTGTCCAAGGCCTCGGCAGCATGCTTTCGGGCGGCGCTTCTGCAGGCATGGGCGGCGGCATGGGCATGGGCAGGAGCGCGGGCATGAGCGGTCTTTTCGGCATGGCGTCCGGCATGGGGCGGGGCGGCATGGGCAGAAGTTCCGGCATGAGCGGACTCTTTAACATGATGCCGACGGGCATGGGCAGCGGCATGAGCAGCATGTTCGGTCAAGGCAGGGGACGCGGCAAGGGCATGGCGCAGGACGCGTCCGGCTCTGCAGCCGTGTCTGCACCGGCAATGCCAGCTTTCGCGCTGAAGAGTGCCGTGCCCGGGCGCAGGCGCTACTATGCGGCGGCCCTGCAGGGGAACGAGGAGCTGGCAAAGCTTCTGGAGAAGAACCTTGGCCGCATCGCCTTCATCGATTCCGTCAAGGCGTCGAGTGTCACGGGCAGTCTGCTCGTCTGCTATACGGGCGATGAGGGAGCTGTCGATCGCCTGATGGCGGATCTTGGCAAGCGCGTCTTTGGTGCTACGGAGCATGCGGGTTTTAATCTGCCGCAGGGGCTTTCCGATTTGCTCCCTGCGGCAGGCGTCACTCAGCCGCTCGCTGAACTCGGTGCAAGCATCCGCCGCGCAGCAGGCGCGGCGAACGTATGGCTGCACGAGAAGACGCATGGCTGGCTCGATTTCCCGTCGGTATTCGCTCTCGGCTTCATCGTGCGCGGCTTGCGCAAGATCCTGCTCTATGAACAGCGGCCGTCGGGTCCTCAGATGCTTTGGTGGGCATTCTCGATCTTGAAAGGATGGAAGATGATATGA
- the aepY gene encoding phosphonopyruvate decarboxylase, producing MQATEFLDILGADFFVGVPDSQLRALCDALMERYGNHAPHIIAANEGTAAGIAAGHYLATGRSPLVYLQNSGEGNIVNALASLLHEKAYAIPLIFVIGWRGEPGVKDEPQHAYQGEVTLPLLELLQVEHFVLAKETGGEDVRAAMERFRSSLEAGRSVAFVVRKGALTHDTKVSYKNGYALRREEAIRTILDAADESDVFVSTTGKASRELFELREERGEGHERDFLTIGSMGHSSSIALGIALERKGRRTWCLDGDGAFLMHMGAAAVIAAAKPSNFCHVVLNNEAHESVGGMPTAASYIDFPALARALGYAAAQRAKDGEELAAALEEMKGQAGSCFLEVRCAVGSRADLGRPTIPPKANKLAMMRFLSL from the coding sequence ATGCAGGCGACGGAGTTTTTGGACATCTTGGGCGCGGACTTTTTCGTCGGCGTGCCCGACTCGCAGCTGCGCGCTCTTTGCGACGCTTTGATGGAGCGATACGGCAATCATGCGCCGCACATCATCGCGGCGAACGAGGGGACGGCGGCGGGAATCGCGGCGGGGCATTATCTCGCGACGGGGCGCTCGCCGCTCGTCTATTTGCAGAACAGCGGTGAGGGCAACATCGTCAATGCACTCGCGTCGCTGCTGCACGAGAAGGCGTACGCGATCCCGCTGATCTTCGTCATCGGCTGGCGCGGCGAGCCGGGCGTGAAGGACGAGCCGCAGCACGCCTATCAGGGCGAGGTGACGCTTCCGCTGCTCGAACTTCTGCAGGTCGAGCATTTCGTGCTCGCGAAGGAGACGGGAGGAGAAGACGTGCGCGCTGCCATGGAACGTTTCCGCTCGTCTTTGGAGGCAGGGCGTTCGGTGGCCTTTGTCGTTCGAAAGGGCGCGCTCACGCACGACACGAAGGTTTCCTACAAAAACGGCTATGCGCTGCGCCGTGAGGAGGCGATTCGCACGATCCTCGACGCCGCAGACGAGAGCGATGTCTTCGTCTCGACGACAGGCAAGGCGAGCCGCGAGCTTTTCGAGCTTCGCGAGGAGCGCGGCGAGGGGCACGAGCGCGATTTTTTGACGATCGGCTCGATGGGGCACAGCTCGTCCATCGCGCTCGGCATTGCGCTCGAAAGGAAGGGGCGGCGCACGTGGTGCCTCGACGGCGACGGCGCCTTCCTCATGCACATGGGCGCGGCCGCTGTCATCGCTGCCGCAAAGCCATCGAACTTTTGCCACGTCGTCTTGAACAACGAGGCGCACGAGAGCGTCGGCGGCATGCCGACGGCGGCTTCCTACATCGACTTTCCGGCGCTCGCGCGTGCGCTTGGCTACGCCGCCGCACAGCGTGCGAAAGATGGCGAGGAGCTTGCCGCCGCCTTGGAGGAGATGAAAGGGCAGGCAGGATCGTGCTTTTTGGAGGTGCGATGCGCCGTCGGCTCGCGTGCCGACCTCGGCCGGCCGACGATCCCTCCAAAGGCCAACAAGCTAGCAATGATGCGTTTTCTCAGCCTTTAA
- a CDS encoding flavodoxin family protein, with amino-acid sequence MKEWCVIYSSLTGNTKLVAEAMAEEADADIFSVAEAPEDLSGYEAVALGYWLRLGAPDPKMLALLPKIEGKDVVFFQTHGTDPGSEHAVTAFARAGYALGADCYIAGTFSCQGKINPKIVEKRKKEAAAEDDPHAGKKAQARWQRAASHPDAEDLQRAHDFMRVMLEKRLKRKARLEAGKM; translated from the coding sequence ATGAAAGAATGGTGCGTGATTTATTCGTCGCTTACGGGAAATACGAAGCTCGTCGCCGAAGCGATGGCGGAGGAAGCAGACGCCGACATCTTCTCTGTGGCAGAAGCGCCGGAAGACCTCTCGGGCTACGAGGCCGTGGCGCTCGGCTACTGGCTGCGGCTCGGTGCGCCCGATCCGAAGATGCTCGCGCTCCTGCCAAAGATCGAGGGAAAGGACGTCGTGTTTTTCCAGACGCACGGCACAGATCCAGGCAGTGAGCATGCCGTCACGGCGTTCGCGCGTGCAGGATATGCGCTCGGCGCGGACTGCTATATCGCGGGCACATTCTCTTGCCAGGGCAAGATCAATCCGAAGATCGTCGAAAAGCGCAAGAAGGAAGCTGCCGCAGAGGATGACCCGCACGCGGGAAAGAAGGCGCAGGCGCGTTGGCAGAGAGCCGCGAGCCACCCCGACGCAGAGGATCTGCAAAGGGCGCACGATTTCATGCGCGTGATGCTGGAAAAGCGGTTGAAGCGAAAGGCGCGGCTCGAAGCAGGCAAGATGTAA
- the tsaD gene encoding tRNA (adenosine(37)-N6)-threonylcarbamoyltransferase complex transferase subunit TsaD — MDKDILTLAIETSCDETSAAVLRGGREILSNIIATQIPVHQKYGGVVPEIASRCHIVNIVPVIDEALKEAGVAKEEVGQVAVTYGPGLVGALLVGVAAAKGLSFSLGVPLIGVNHLEGHIFANFLSSPELAPPFVALVASGGHTALVHVKDYNHFTLLGQTRDDAAGEAFDKVARVLGLPYPGGPEIDRLAKEGDAAAIDFPRALEEEGNYEFSFSGLKSAVLNYLNSMKLKKIEVNAADVAASFQNAVIETLVEKSLAALRETGLRTLVLAGGVAANSSLEGRLRQAAAESGVEFHYPGLRLCTDNAAMIGCRAYYQALAGGFSDSHLNAVPGLSLRDVGGA, encoded by the coding sequence ATGGATAAGGACATCTTGACGCTCGCCATCGAGACGAGCTGCGACGAGACGTCCGCCGCCGTGCTGCGCGGCGGGCGCGAAATCTTGTCGAACATCATTGCGACGCAGATCCCCGTGCATCAAAAGTACGGCGGCGTCGTGCCCGAGATCGCGTCGCGCTGTCATATTGTGAACATCGTGCCCGTCATCGACGAGGCGCTCAAGGAGGCGGGCGTCGCCAAGGAGGAGGTCGGTCAAGTTGCCGTCACCTACGGACCGGGGCTTGTCGGCGCGCTGCTCGTCGGCGTCGCCGCCGCCAAGGGGCTTTCCTTCTCGCTCGGCGTGCCGCTCATCGGCGTCAATCATCTCGAAGGCCATATCTTTGCGAATTTCTTGAGTTCGCCGGAGCTTGCGCCGCCGTTTGTGGCGCTCGTCGCTTCGGGAGGGCACACGGCGCTCGTCCACGTCAAGGATTACAACCATTTCACCTTGCTCGGGCAGACGCGCGACGATGCGGCGGGCGAGGCGTTTGACAAGGTGGCTCGCGTGCTCGGGCTGCCGTATCCGGGCGGCCCCGAGATCGACCGCCTCGCGAAAGAAGGCGATGCCGCGGCCATTGACTTTCCGCGCGCCTTGGAAGAAGAGGGCAACTACGAGTTCAGTTTCAGCGGTCTGAAATCTGCCGTCTTAAACTATCTGAACTCGATGAAGCTCAAGAAGATCGAGGTCAATGCCGCCGACGTCGCAGCGTCGTTTCAGAACGCCGTCATCGAGACGCTCGTCGAGAAGTCGCTCGCGGCTCTGCGTGAGACGGGGCTGAGGACGCTGGTTTTGGCGGGCGGCGTCGCGGCGAACAGCTCGCTCGAAGGGCGGCTTCGCCAGGCGGCAGCGGAGAGTGGCGTCGAGTTCCATTATCCGGGGCTTCGGCTCTGCACGGACAATGCGGCGATGATCGGCTGCCGCGCCTACTATCAGGCTCTGGCGGGCGGCTTCTCAGACTCTCATCTGAATGCCGTGCCGGGGCTTTCGCTGCGCGATGTGGGCGGGGCGTGA